The following nucleotide sequence is from Pseudonocardia sp. C8.
GGCGGCATCCTGGTCGAGCTGCTGCGCGACAGCTGCGTGGCCGCGGCCCCGACCGACCACGAGACGGCGGCGCGAATGCTGCACGGCCTCACGGGCGCCCCGCTGCTCTCCGGTATCCGCGGGGGCCCGGCGCTCGACGTCGAGGTCGTCGTCGACAGCCTGGTGCGGTTGTCCTGGCTCGTGTCCGATCTCGGCGACGAGATCGCCGAGATCGATCTCAATCCGCTGCTCGTGGACGCCGTCGGCGCCGGGGCCTGCGCCGTCGACGCGCTCGTCCTGCTCCGTGAGCGCCGGTAGCGCATCCGTGAGAGAGGAGACGGAGTCCATGGACCGTACCGAGCGAACGACCTTCGACCGTGCCGTACAGGGCATCCTCGCCGACGTCTGGGGTGGACCCGGCTCGGCGGCCACGGGGTGCCTGGACCCGCTGTGGGCTGCGGCCGTCGACGCCGGCTGGCTCGACCTGGCCGGCTCCGGAGCGTTGGGCGCGCTCGTCCGTGCGGCACGCGGCATGGGACGGGTCGCCTGCCCGCTCCCCCTTGCCGACTCCTATGTGGCCGTCGAGCTGCTGGGCGAGCAGCACCCGGCGCTGGGTGCGCGGATCCGGGACGCGGTGGTGCGCCCGCTCGTCGTGTCCGGGCCGGACGTGCTGCGGACGCTCGACGCCGTACCCACTGCGACACATGTCGTCGAGCTACCGCCCACCGGGCCGGCCCGGGTCGTACCGATCGAGTCCTACCGGGTCCGGCCGGGCGTGCCCGTTCCGGCCCTGGCAGAGGCGCAGGTCGGGGAACCGGAGCTCGAGGCCGAGGTCTCCGATGCGCAGCGCCGGCACGCGTTCGCCGTCCTGCGTCTGGCGCTCGCCGCCCGGGCGATCGCGGCCGCCGAGCGGAGCCTCGAGCTTGCGACGGAGCACGCCATGGTCCGCCACCAGTTCGGCCGTCCGATCGGCAGCTTCGGCGCAGTACAGCAGCGGATCGCCGACTCGCACATCGACGCCAGGGCCGCGGGCCTGCTGATCGAGGAAGCGATCCGTCTGTCCCCCTCCGGGCATGGCGCAGGGAGCGGCGACGCCGGCGTGGACGCGTCCGAACGGTGGCTGCTCGCTGTCGCTCTCGCGGTCGAGCACGCCCGGACGGCGGCCTCGCACGTGCAGTTCGGCGCCCAGCACACGTTGGGCGCCATCGGGTTCTTCGACGAGCACGAAGCCCCCTGGCTGTTCCGGCGGGTCCACACCGACATCGCCCGCCTCCTCGACCTTCCGGCCGAGTCGGTGGCGGACCGGCTTCTCGGCGCCGACCGGTCACTGCCGCCGGTCGACCTCGACGCCGGCGCCGCGGAGTTCCGGCACCAGTTGCGCACGTTCCTGTCCGAGTCCGGACTCCGCCGGCACGCACCACAGCCCTTCATCGACGATCCGGACACGGTCCGGACCCTCGCCGATGCGAACCTGTTCGGCCTGGCGTGGCCACCTGAGCACGGAGGTCGCGGGCTGCGCGGGGCCGAGCAGGCCGTCCTGATGGAGGAGGTCGGCTACGGCCGGGTGGCGGCCTCCGCCGCCCTCAACGCAGTGATGTTCCTCGGCGACGCGATCATCCGGTTCGGCTCCGCGGCCCAACGTGACACGTTCCTGCCGCTCATCCGTCAGGGACGGCTCCGCTTCTGCCTGGGCTACAGCGAGCCGGAAACCGGCTCGGACCTCGGCGGGCTCGTGACCCGGGCGGTCCGTGACGGGGACGGCTGGGTGGTGAACGGCCAGAAGACATGGACCACCCGGGCCCACGAGTCGGACTGGATCTGGCTCGCGGTGCGTACCGACCCGGACCGCTCCAAGCGGCATGCGGGAATCAGCGTCTTCCTCGTCCCCCTCAGCACCCCGGGCATCACCGTCAAGCAGCACCGCTCGCAGGCCGGCGAGGTCTCCTGCAGCGTGTTCCTCGACGAGGTCCGCGTCGCCGACGACGCCCGGATCGGTGACGTGTCGGCCGGCTGGTCCGTCATCACGACCGCCCTGGCCGGTGAACGCGTCGCGATGGGGGCCGTCACCGGATCGCTGCACGCCCTGCTGGACGAGCTGCTCACCCTCCTTCGTCGCGAACCGGAACTCGCGGGACCGCCCGGATCGGTGAAGCGGGCCCACGTCACGACCCTCGCGACCCGGCTCCAAGCAGCACGTCTCCTGGTACGCGACGCCGTGGAGGCGATCACCGCCGGCACCGGGAGCCGGATCGAGGCACCCATGGCCGGCGTGATGGGCGGGGAGCTCGCCGAGCAGTTCGGCCGGACGGTTCCTGAGCTCCTCGGCCCGCAAGCGCTGCTGGAGGACGCGCCGGGGAACGGCACATTCGGCCACAACCTGCTGCTGTCCGTCAAGTATGTGGTGGGCGGTGGCACGAACGACGTCCTCCGGGGGCTCATCGCCCGCGGTCTCGGACTGCCGCGCTAGCACGGGAGGAACGTCCATGCCGTCACACCGGCACGCCGCCATCTCCGGGGTCGGGCAGACCGAGTTCTCCTCGTCCAGCGGCCGGAGCACGGTCCGGCTCGCCTACGAGGCGATCAGCGCGGCCGCCCGGGACGCGGGGATCTCCACCTCGCAGATCGACGGGATCGTGCCGTTCCCCATGGGGCCCACGAGCGAGGACCTCATGCCGCTGCTGGGCACCGTCGACGTCAGGTTCACCGCGGTGCCGCACCTGGGCGGCGCCAGCAGCACGGCGGGCCTGCGGCTTGCCGCGCTCGCCGTCGAGAACGGGACCGCCGAGAACGTCGCCGTGTTCGTCGCGCGCAACGGCCGCTCCGGCGAGCGCATCGACCAGCGCGTACGCCAGCTCACCGGGCAGCTCTACCGCCAGCAGCTGGAGTACGTCCACGGGATGAACACCCCCGCCCAGTGGTACTCGCTGCTCTGCCGACGCCACATGCACGAGTTCGGCACGACCCGCGAGGCACTCGGGACCGTCGCCCTGACGATGCGCCGGCACGCCCAGCTCAACGAGCACGCGCAGATGCACGGTCGTGAGCTGACCTGGGAGCAGTACCTGTCCGCCCCGGTGATCGCCGACCCCTACCTGAGGTACGACTGCTGCCTGGAGACGGACGGTGCCGCGGCGGTGATCGTCAGCTCGGTCGCGCGGGCACGCGACGCCGTGCACGCGCCGGTCCGGATCGCTTCGGTGGTCGAGGGGCACCCGGACTCGGCCGACGACCTCGCGAACCGGCGCGACTTCTTCAACACCGGCCTCACCAAGGCCGCGCCCCGCGGGTTCGGCATCGCCGGCCTCACGCCCGCCGACGTCGACGTCGCGCTCGTGTACGACTGCTTCACCTTCGAGGTGATCCAGCAGCTGGAGGAGGCCGGATTCTGCGACCGCGGTGAGGGTGGGCCGTTCGTCACCGAGGGCAACATCGCGCTGGACGGATCCCTGCCGGTGAACCCGCACGGCGGGCTGCTCTCCGAGGGGCACGTGGCCGGGATGAACCACGTCGTCGAGGCCGTGCACCAGTTGCGGAACGGCTGCGGCGCCCGGCAGGTACCGGGCGCACGCGTCGCCGCCGTGACCGGCTGGGGCGATCTGGGCGACGGCGCACTCGCCCTCCTGACCTCCGACTGAGGGAGAAGCATGACGACCGACAGCGAACTCGCGGGCTACCACGCCGGTCTCGCCGCCGGTGAGCTCCGCGCACCGTGGTGCCTGGCCTGCGAGCGGTTCTCCTGGCCACCGCGCCCCGTCTGCCCCCACTGCACGGCCGGCCACGTCGAGTGGCGACCGCTGGAACGCTCCGCGAGCCTGTTCACCTGGACCGTGGTCGGGCGTTCCACCCTGCCCGAGTTCCACGGCACCGAGCCGTACGCGGTCGGTGTCCTGGACTTCGAGGACGCCGGCATCCGCGTGGTCGGCTACATCGACGCGTCCCCCGACGAGCTCTACATCGGCGCGCCGATGACTCTGCAGGTCCGGCCACGCGGCTCGCTCGGACCGCAGGCCTGCTGGCGCATCGAGGAGGACGGATGAGCCTCCTGGCACCGGAGGCGCACGACTGGGTCGGGCGCTCCGAGACCTACGCCCCGTACCCGGTGACCCGCACCGACATCGCCCGGTACTGCCACGTCCTCGGCCTGGACGACGCGGTGTACCTCGACCCCGGGGCCGCGCGCGCGGCCGGCCATCCGGACGTCGTCGCCCCACCGGGCTACCACATGGTCATCCGGCACGCGATGCCGAACGTGCGGCCGCTGGCCGACCTGGCTCCGGACGGCGGCAGCCCCGACCTCACCCCGCCCAGCTCGGCGACCCGGCGGATGGCCGGCGAGACCACCACCGACTTCCTGTCCGACATCCACGCCGGGAACGAGATCACCCTGACCAAGACCCTGACCGCGGTGACCGAGAAGGCCGGGCGTTCCGGCCCGCTCGGCCTCGTCACCTACCAGCTGGACTACCGGACCGCCGCGGGCGAGCTCACGGTCCGCGAGACCTACGTCCGGATCCTCCGATGACGGCCCCCGCACCCGGGGTCGGGGACCCGCTTCCCTCGTTCAGCGTCGTCGCCGACGAGGTCCGCCTCTTCTGCTACTCGGCGCTCACCTGGAACCCGCACCGGATCCACTACGACGCTCCGTACGCGGTCGAGCGGGAGGGGTACCCCGGCCTGGTCGTTCACGGGCCGTTCATGAGCGGGCTGCTCCTCCGCGGAGCACAGCAGTGGGTCGCCGGCCGAGGCCGGATCACCGGTGCCCGCAGCCGGTCGTCGGTTCCGGCATTCAGCGGCGAGTCGCTCACCTTCGTCGGGGAGGTCACCGGTGTCGACGGGGATCTCGCCGAGCTGAGCGTGCGGCTGCTGCGTTCCGACGGCGCGGCGGCGTGCGAGGGCACGGTGCACGTCCGTCTCACCTGTCCCTCCTCGTCGACTCCCGGGAGCACACCATGCACACCGCCTTCAGGACGATGATCGGGCGCGAGTACCCGATCGTGGCCTTCAGCCACTGCCGCGACGTCGTGGCGGCCGTGTCGCGCGCCGGAGGGCTCGGCGTGCTCGGAGCCTCCCGGTACACGCCCGAGGAGCTGGAGGCCGAGCTCGACTGGCTGGACCGGGAGGCCGGCGACGCCGGCTACGGCCTCGACTTCCTGCTGCCCGCACGGTTCGACACCGATCCGCCGCCGCCCGACGAGCTGCCGGTGGAGCACCGGGAGTTCGTCGACACGTTGCTGGAGCGGTACGAGGTACCCGAGCTCACCGACTGGCAACGCGCCGAGGTCGTCGCCGAGCAGGAGAAACGGCGCACCATGGTGTCCGCGGCCCGGGAGATGTGGGAGCTCGCCGCGGGACGTCCGATCCGGCTCTACGCCAGCGCACTCGGCGCCCCGCCACCGGAGTTCGTCGCCGCCGCCCACGAGCGCGGCGCGATCATCGGGGGGCTGGCCGGGTCGGTACGGCATGCCGAGCGGCAGAAGGCCGCGGGGGTCGACTTCGTCGTCGCCGCGGGTACCGAGGCGGGCGGCCACTGCGGCGAGATCGCGACCATGGTCCTGACCCCCGACGTCGTGGACGTCATGGGGTCGACTCCGGTGCTGGCGGCCGGTGGCATCGGGACCGGCCGTCAGATGGCGGCGGCGCTCGCGCTGGGCGCCCAGGGGGTGTGGACGGGGTCGATCTGGCTGAGCACGCGCGAGGCCGAGACCCATCCGGTGGTCCTGGACAAGATGCTCCGCGCCGGCGCCGGCGACGCCGTGCGGTCCCGGGCGAGCACCGGCAAGTTCGCCCGTCAGCTCCGCTCGGCCTGGACCGACGAGTGGGCCGATCCGGCCGGCCCCGAACCGCTCGGTATGCCCGACCAGTTCCGGCTGATCGCCGAGGCCAAGGCCCGGATCGACCGGTCCGCCCACCGGTCCCCCGGGGCCGAGAAGCTGGTGAACTACTACGTCGGCCAGCTCGTGGGCCGCATGACGCGGACGACGACCGTGCGGGAGGTCGTCGAGGGATTCGTACACGAGTACGTCGAGGCCGTGGAACGCCTCGGGTCGATCAGCGGACTCGACCCGGGGTGAGACGGCACCGGTGACGTCAGCGTCTCGCGTGCCCGGGACCGGCCCCCGGGTGGGCGGTCGGCGGCAGCACGTCGGTCAGGAACTCCCCGATGACCGCGAGGCCGTCGGTGTGCCAGCTCTCGGTCGGCATCTGCAGGAAGCCGTGGGGCGCATCCTCGACCTCGACGTAGGAGTGCACGACGCCGCGGTCCGTCAGCTGCTTCGCCAGGGCCCGGCTCTCCCCCACCAGCGGGTCACGCCGACCGACGAGCACCAGTGTCGGGGGGAACCCGGCGCAGTGCCGTTCCGGGTGGAGTCGGGGATCGTCGACGAGCCGGCGGGCGTCGACCGGGTCGAGATAGAGCTGCGAGTCGGGGTCCGGCCCGCCCACGAGGCCGGAGAGCAGCGGGAGCGCGCGGTGGACGTCGTAGATCCCGTACGCCAGGACCGCGGCCGAGCAGCCCTCGGCACCGAGTGCCAGCGCCGCCGCGGCGAGGTTGGCTCCGGCCGAGTCCCCGGCCACCACCATGCGGTCCGGGTCCCCTCCCCACGTCGAGGCGTGACGCCGGGCCCACTCGATCGCATCCGTCGTGTCGTCGACGGCGGCGGGGAACCGGTGCCGCGGAGCGCGCCGGTAGTCGACGACGACCACCACCAGGCCCAGCCCGGCGATGTCACGGGCGAGTCGCCGGTGGGTGCTCGGTGCCCCGAGCACCCACCCGCCCCCGTGCAGGTACACCAGCACCGGGAGTGGTCCGGCGGTGGCGGGCCGGTAGACGTCCGCGGTGACGTCCCACCCGGCGACCTGCCGGATCGGGACACGGCGGCCGACGAGGAGGCCGGCGTCGGCGTTCTGGTTCGTGTACGGGTCCGCGGCCGCCAGCACGTCGAGCGCCGTGCGGCCTGCCGGTGGGGCCAGGGTGGTCTGGAACCGGAGCAGGTCCGCCGGGAGCAGGATGTCGTCGGGAGCGGCCATCAGCGGGTCATCGCTTGTCGGGGACACCGCGGTAGGTCCGCCACGTCGGCGCGACGAGCCACCCCGCGTCGACGGGGAGGTTGATGCCCGTGATCGCCGAGGCCGCGTCGGAGGCCAGGAAGCACACGGCGTCCGCGACCTCCTCGGTCTGCACCATGCGTCCGAGCGCGGACGACTCCATCAGGTTCGACGGGTCCCGCTGCCCGTCGTCGATCTGCTCCTGCAGGAGCGGGGTGAGCACGTACCCGGGTGACACCGAGTTCACCCGGACGCCGGAGCGTCCCCACTCGGTCGCCAGGTCCGCGGACATCGCGATGACGGCGGCCTTCGCGGGCGTGTAGGAGTGCAGCGGCATCGACCGCATGCCGGCGATGGAGGCGATCGTCACGATGCTCCCGCCGCCCCGCACCGCCATCCTGCGGCCCACGGCGACCGCGCAGAGCCACGTCCCCCGCAGGTCCACGTCCTGGACCCGGTCCCAGACCGACTGCTCCAGCTCCTCCGGCGGGTGCGGGGGCTGGGTGATCCCGGCCGAGGTCACCAGCACGTCGACCGGACCGGCAGCCTCCTCGGCCGCCGCGACCCCGGCCGACACCGACGCCTCCGAGGTCACATCGAGCTCGAGCGCGTGCCCCCCGACCTCACCCGCGATCTCGCGGGCCTTCGGCACGTCGATGTCGGCGACGACCACCGATGCCCCGGTCGCGGCCGCTCGGCGGCAGACGGCCGCTCCGATGCCGCTCGCGCCACCGGTGACGAGCACGACGCGCCCGGCCAATGTGGAGTTCATGAGACCGCTCCGATCCGTTCGCGGGAGCCGACGTGGAACTCGGCGAGGTCCGGCTCCCTGGTCATGTACCAGTAATCGATCAAGCGCCACGGGGTGTTGGTCACGACCCGCCCGGCCGCGTTGCGGTACCAGGTCGACATGCCCGGGTGCGTCCAGATCATCCGGGAGTGGGCCTCGTCGACGCGCTCGTTGTACGCGGTGCAGACGTCCGCGCGGACCTCGACGCTGTCCAGCCCGGACTCGATCATCCGGACGAGCAGGCGGGTGATGTACCCGACCTGGCACTCGGTGTGGAAGATGACGCTCCCCCCGTGCCCGAGGTTGGTGTTGGGCCCGTAGAGGAGGAAGAAGTTCGGGAAGTCGGGCACCGAGATACCGAGGTGGGCGTAGGCGTCGTCGTCGCCCCAGATCTCGCGGAGCGAGCGACCCGATCGGCCGCGGACGTCCATCGGGTAGAGCATCCGCCGGCTCTGGAAGCCGGTCGCCAGGACGAGCACGTCGGCCTCGTGCCGGCTGCCGTCGGCGAGGACCAGGGTGTTGCCCTCGATCTCCTGCACCCCGGCCGTCTCCAGGGAGACGTCGTCGCGGCGGAGGGTCTCGAACCAGCGGTTGTCGATGAGGATCCGCTTGCCGTAGGGCGGATAGGTCGGCAGCACCTTGTCGAGCAGCTCGTCCTCGTGCCCCACGATCTCGCTCATCAGGTGCTTCACCAGGAAGGCCCGGTGCTTGTCGTTCGTCCTGTTCACCGCCCGATCCGGATGCGGCCAGTCCGGATCGATCTGCAGGGTCGGGTGGAGCTTGTCCTGGTACATCCACAGCAGACGGAGCCGGTACCACGCTGCGTACCAGGGCACCTGGTCCATGAGCAGCTGCGTGGCGGGGCTGAGCTCGCGGAGGTAGTTGTCGTTCGGGACGGCCCACTGCGCGGAGCGTTGAAAGATCGTCGTGTGCGCGGGTGTGCCGGCGATGGCGGGGACGATCTGCATCGCGCTGGCACCGGTACCGAGCACCGCCACGCGCTTGCCCGTCAGGTCGACCTCGTGGTCCCACCGGGCACTGTGGAACACCGGTCCGGGGAAGTCCGCGAGCCCGGGGATGTCGGGCCGGGCCGGCCGGTTGAGCTGACCGACCGCGCTGATCACCACGTCGGCACGGATCTCCTCGCCGGCGTGAGGATCGTCGGCCGGACCGTCGCCCTCCGCGGCGGGTCGCACCGTGACCCGCCAGTTCCGGGCCTCGTCGTCCCAGACGGCGGCCGTGACCTCCGTCCGGAACCGGATGTGCTCCAGCAGGCCCCGGTCCCGTGCACATCGCCGGAGGTACTCGAGGATCTCGGGCTGTTTCGCGAAGTAGCGGCTCCAGCCGTACTGCTGGGCCCAGGAGTACGAGTACAGGTGACTCGGGGTGTCGACGCCCGCTCCCGGGTAGGAGTTCTCCAGCCACACCCCGCCGACCCGGTCGTGCCGTTCGATCACGGTGAACGGGATGCCGAGTGCCTTCAGGGCGGCCGCGGCGCAGACACCTCCTTCGCCGGCACCGATGACGACCACGTGGAGATCCTCGCGGCGAGCCGGTGGCTCGTCGCCCGGCCAGGACGCGGAACGATCGACGAACCCGCCCTCCTCGGCCAGTGCCGGACCGTACTCCGGCGGCACGGTCTCACCGAGGGACAAGGACAACCAGTCGACGATCTCGTCCTGCCCGGGCGGTGCACCGGGTTCCAGAGCGCCGTCCCGCACCGCGGTGAGGACGTCGAAGGCACGCTCACGCACCTCGCGCCGGCGTTCCTCGGGCAACCCGGCCGAGTCGTTGTCGTTGGTCGCCACCGTGCGGCTGGGGCGGTAGGGGCCGTCCAGCCACGACCGGTCACCGGTCAGGTGCGCCAGCACGAGGAGCAGTGTCGGGATGTTGGCGTCCTCGAGCGCCGCTCGCAGCTCACCGTCCTGCGCCGAGATCGTGCGCGTCGTTGCCGTCATGTCGCTCCCTGTCTTGTGAACCACCGCGGCCCGGGCCTAGGCTCGGCATGATTTCATAGAACGATTGGTACACGAAACCCCGCGGCGGTCACAAGCGCGCGGCCGCCACCCGCACAGGGAGGTGCGATGCCCACGCCCGTCCACCGCGAGTACGGCCGATGACCGACCCGGTCCTCAACCTCGCCACCGTCCTGGACCACAACACCGCGCGACGACCTCGGCAGGTCGTCCTCACCGATGGCGACCGCCGGCTGACCAACGAGGAGCTGAGCGAGCGGGTCCACGCCCTCGCGGCCGGGCTCGGTGCGGCCGGGATCGGCCGGGGCGACGTCGTCGCGGTCCTGCTGTACAACCACGTCGAGTTCCTCGAGACCGTGATCGCCGTCAGCCGGCTCGGCGCCGTGCTGCTCCCCCTCAACTACAGGTTGGCCGCCCAGGAGTGGTCGTACATCCTCGGCAACGCGGAGGCCGCCTGCCTGGTGACCGAAGCGGAGTTCCTGCCCGCCGTCGAACCGGTCCTCGGCGGCCTTCCGGCCCTGCGGACGAGGGTGCTGCTCGACGCGGCACGCGACGGCTGGCCGGCCTATCGCGATCTCGTCGACGCGCACCGCGGCGCCCGCGTCCCGATCGCGGAGACGCGCGCCGACGACCTGCACCGGCTGATGTACACCTCCGGGACCACCTCGCGCCCCAAGGGGGTGCAGATCACCCACGGGAACGTGGCGTGGAAGAACTTCGCCCACATCATCGAGTTCGGCCTGAACCGCGACGACCGGACGCTGGTGTGCGGCCCGCTCTACCACGTGGGGGGCCTCGACCTGCCGGGGACGGGAACCTGGCACGCCGGCGGCGCGATCGTCCTGCTCCGGCGCTTCGACGCCGCCGAGGTGGTCGACACGATCGAACGCGAACGTCCGACGGTCGTGTGGCTCGCGCCGGCGATGATGATCGCGATCCTGCAGCTTCCCGGCGTCGCCGCACGGGACCTGAGCTCGGTCCGACTGATCATCGGCGGCGGCGAGAAGATGCCGGAACCCCTCGTCCGGCACGTGCTCGACACCTTCCCCGGCGTGTGGTTCGCCGATGCCTACGGGCTCACCGAGACCGTGTCCGGGGACACCGTCAACGACGCCGGCCACATGCTCGACAAGGTCGGGTCGGTCGGTCGGCCGGTTCCGCACCTGGAGGTCCGGATCGTCGCCGACGACGGCACGGAGGCCGGGCCGGGCGAGGTCGGCGAGATCGCCCTGCGCGGCCCGAAGGTCACCTCGGGCTACTGGCGCGACCCGGAGGCAACCGCACGGTCGTGGCGTGACGGGTGGTTCCACACCGGGGACGTGGGCCGACTCGACGACGACGGCTACCTCTACGTGGAGGACCGCAAGAAGGACATGATCGTCTCGGGCGGCGAGAACATCGCCACCCCGGAGGTCGAACGCGTGCTGTTCGAGCACGCCGACGTCGTCGAGGCCGCGGTCGTCGGCATGCCGCACGAACGCTGGGGCGAGGTCCCGCGCGCCTTCGTCGTCCTGCGGCCCGGAGCCGCTCCCGACCCGGCCGGTCTCCGCACCTTCTGCCGCGAGCACCTGGCGCGGTTCAAGGTGCCGGCCGAGTTCGTCGTCGTGCCCGAACTCCCGCGGACACCGTCGGGCAAGGTCCTCAAACGGGACCTGCGGGCCGTCCCGTCCGCGCAGCGGACCGACGCCACCGGCCCGTGACGGCTGTGGGCGGGAACCCCACCGTCGCGCGGTCAGGAGTGGGTGATCTCCACGTGGTCGCCCGCCGACCGTGCGGCCTATGGTCCCGATCACACGGCCGCCCCAGGGGGCTGTCGTCTTTCCCACCGGATGTCCACGCAGCGACGCGTGCGGAGGAGGTACTCGTGAGCGAAGCCCGATCAGCACCCGCCCCGGGAATCGACGTCGAGCGTGAGTCGGTCACCGCGGACGAGCTCGCGGAGCTCGGCGTCGACCTCGCCGACCACCCCGGTTCGACCGCGGCCGACTTCAAGCGCTACCCGGTTCTCAGCGAGGGTGGCTGGTACGTCGTGGTCAAGCACCAGCCGACGCTGACCACGGTCGACAAGCGGAAGTGGACCCTGCTGGGTCCGGTGAAACTCGTCTCCGAGGGCCTCCACTTCTCCTGAGCCACACGGTCGAGAGGACGACACAGCATGAGCATGATCGGAGTCGACGTCGGCGGGACCTTCACCGACGTGGTGGTCATCGAGGACGGTCGGATCACGACCGTCAAGGTCTCCACCGACGTGCACAACACCCACCTCGGCGTGCTGCAGGGGGCCGAGGAAGCCGGTGCCGGCCGGGCGACCGTCTTCAACCACGCCAGCACGCACGGCCTCAACGCCGTCATCACCCGCAAGCTCCCCAAGATCGCGTTCCTGACCACGCTGGGACACCGCGACATCATCGACATCGGTTCGAACTATCGCCCTCTGACCGCGCTCACCGACGCCGGCTGGCGACGGGGCTTCGGGGACGCGGCCCGGCCGCTGGTGCCGCGCTACCTGCGGCGGGGGATCCGGGAGCGGCTGACCGCCGACGGCGGCGTGCTCATCCCCCTCGACGAGGAGCACGCCCGGGCCGAGCTGGCGGTGCTGCGCCGCTGCGACGTCCAGGGCGTTGCCATCTGCCTGATCAACAGCTATGTCAACCCCCACCACGAGGAGCGGCTGCGCGAGCTGGTGCGCGACGAGCTCGGCGACATCCCGGTGTCGATCTCCAGCGAGACCTCGCCGCTGGCCAAGGAGTGGGCCCGCGCGTCGACCACCACGATCGACGTGTTCATGAAGCTGATCTACGGCGACTACACCCGCAAGCTCGGCGACGGACTCCGTGACCTGGGCTTCTCCGGCAGCTTCAACTACGCGAACTGCGCGGCCCAGCTCATGGACGCCGACATCGCGATGGAGCAGCCCTTCGAGATCGTGTTCGCGGGCCCGGCGGCGGGCACCGTGGCGAGCGCGCACTTCGGCACCCTCATCGACCGCGGCAACCTGCTCTGCGCCGACGTGGGCGGGACGTCGTGCGACATCAGCATGGTCTCCGGCGGCAAGCCCTACGTGAACTCCACCTTCGTCCTCGAGGACGACCTGATCGTCAATGCACTGTCCAACGAGGTCGACAGCATCGGCGCCGGCGGCGGCAGCCTGGTCACCATCAGCCCGCGCGGCGGCGAGGTCCTCGTCGGCCCGGGCAGCGCGGGCGCCGACCCCGGTCCGGCGTGCTACGGGAAGGGCGGTACGCAGCCGGCCACGACCGACACGCTGGTCATGATGGGCGTGATCGACCCGGCGTCCTTCGCCGGTGGCCGCCTCACCCTCGACCCGGCCCTGTCCCGGCGGGCGTTCGAGGACCTCGACACCCCGCTCGGGTTCGACCAGCGTGTCCGGTACGCGTTCAACATCGGGGTCAACAACGTCGCCGAGGGCATCACCAACATCGCGATCAAGCACGGGATCGATCCGCGCG
It contains:
- a CDS encoding NAD(P)/FAD-dependent oxidoreductase, which produces MTATTRTISAQDGELRAALEDANIPTLLLVLAHLTGDRSWLDGPYRPSRTVATNDNDSAGLPEERRREVRERAFDVLTAVRDGALEPGAPPGQDEIVDWLSLSLGETVPPEYGPALAEEGGFVDRSASWPGDEPPARREDLHVVVIGAGEGGVCAAAALKALGIPFTVIERHDRVGGVWLENSYPGAGVDTPSHLYSYSWAQQYGWSRYFAKQPEILEYLRRCARDRGLLEHIRFRTEVTAAVWDDEARNWRVTVRPAAEGDGPADDPHAGEEIRADVVISAVGQLNRPARPDIPGLADFPGPVFHSARWDHEVDLTGKRVAVLGTGASAMQIVPAIAGTPAHTTIFQRSAQWAVPNDNYLRELSPATQLLMDQVPWYAAWYRLRLLWMYQDKLHPTLQIDPDWPHPDRAVNRTNDKHRAFLVKHLMSEIVGHEDELLDKVLPTYPPYGKRILIDNRWFETLRRDDVSLETAGVQEIEGNTLVLADGSRHEADVLVLATGFQSRRMLYPMDVRGRSGRSLREIWGDDDAYAHLGISVPDFPNFFLLYGPNTNLGHGGSVIFHTECQVGYITRLLVRMIESGLDSVEVRADVCTAYNERVDEAHSRMIWTHPGMSTWYRNAAGRVVTNTPWRLIDYWYMTREPDLAEFHVGSRERIGAVS
- a CDS encoding long-chain fatty acid--CoA ligase is translated as MTDPVLNLATVLDHNTARRPRQVVLTDGDRRLTNEELSERVHALAAGLGAAGIGRGDVVAVLLYNHVEFLETVIAVSRLGAVLLPLNYRLAAQEWSYILGNAEAACLVTEAEFLPAVEPVLGGLPALRTRVLLDAARDGWPAYRDLVDAHRGARVPIAETRADDLHRLMYTSGTTSRPKGVQITHGNVAWKNFAHIIEFGLNRDDRTLVCGPLYHVGGLDLPGTGTWHAGGAIVLLRRFDAAEVVDTIERERPTVVWLAPAMMIAILQLPGVAARDLSSVRLIIGGGEKMPEPLVRHVLDTFPGVWFADAYGLTETVSGDTVNDAGHMLDKVGSVGRPVPHLEVRIVADDGTEAGPGEVGEIALRGPKVTSGYWRDPEATARSWRDGWFHTGDVGRLDDDGYLYVEDRKKDMIVSGGENIATPEVERVLFEHADVVEAAVVGMPHERWGEVPRAFVVLRPGAAPDPAGLRTFCREHLARFKVPAEFVVVPELPRTPSGKVLKRDLRAVPSAQRTDATGP
- a CDS encoding hydantoinase/oxoprolinase family protein: MSMIGVDVGGTFTDVVVIEDGRITTVKVSTDVHNTHLGVLQGAEEAGAGRATVFNHASTHGLNAVITRKLPKIAFLTTLGHRDIIDIGSNYRPLTALTDAGWRRGFGDAARPLVPRYLRRGIRERLTADGGVLIPLDEEHARAELAVLRRCDVQGVAICLINSYVNPHHEERLRELVRDELGDIPVSISSETSPLAKEWARASTTTIDVFMKLIYGDYTRKLGDGLRDLGFSGSFNYANCAAQLMDADIAMEQPFEIVFAGPAAGTVASAHFGTLIDRGNLLCADVGGTSCDISMVSGGKPYVNSTFVLEDDLIVNALSNEVDSIGAGGGSLVTISPRGGEVLVGPGSAGADPGPACYGKGGTQPATTDTLVMMGVIDPASFAGGRLTLDPALSRRAFEDLDTPLGFDQRVRYAFNIGVNNVAEGITNIAIKHGIDPRDYSLVAFGAAGPMLLPACLDLVHAREVIVPPHPGLFSALGLVSTDQVYGDSRSSYLILDDSAAEAVNKVYGQMEDELRARFADRGVDVEFVRSMDARLAGQTWETPFVSVPSGEITPEKVCEMIENFHQVYESRAGNRFDGLPVQGVTYRVEAVITADKVDYPRVPAGDGGVVAPESTFVLRYLTDEPITAGRHRRESLRAGDRVEGPAVIHEALSTTFMLPGQVAVVGEYGELRITRA